One Serinicoccus chungangensis genomic window carries:
- a CDS encoding nitrate reductase subunit alpha: MTSDIGMDGPVADALVRSRRFFTRGHLSEDLRTLTHTGGREADDFYRDRWSHDKVVRSTHGVNCTGSCSWKVYVKDGIITWETQQTDYPSVGPDSPEYEPRGCPRGAAFSWYTYSPTRVRYPYVRGVLLTMFREAKAQHGGDPVLAWEHIVENPHRAKAYKSARGKGGLVRASWEEATEIIAAAHVHTIKRYGPDRVAGFSPIPAMSMVSHASGARFLNLIGASMLSFYDWYADLPVASPQVFGDQTDVPESGDWWNAGYLIMWGSNLPVTRTPDAHWMIEARYRGQKVVAVAPDYADNVKFADEWLPARPGTDAALAMAMGHVVLKEFFVDAQTPYFTEYVKTYTDLPYLVKLDEGDDGHFTAGKFLTASDLATTDPDEENPEFKTVLVDARTGEPVVPNGSLGHRFGDQGVGRWNLELGSVDPQLSLLDSAEGSVLVRMPRFDTPDGSAEDLPRGVPVRRIDGHLVTTVFDLLLAQYGVGREGLPGAWAYGYDDAAAPYTPAWQEQITGVPASTAARVGREFAANAAESGGRSMIVMGAGTNHWFHSDTIYRAFLTLTNLTGCQGVNGGGWAHYVGQEKVRPLTGYTQVANALDWSRPPRNMIQTAYWYLHSDQFRYDQFGADTLSATTGTGQLAGRSTADVIAQSARMGWMPSYPTFDRNPLDLGDDAAASGTSVGEYVVGQLKGGDLSFAGEDPDAPQNYPRILSVWRANLLGSSGKGNEYFLKHLLGTDSSVRATETPEAHRPVEVTWREEAPEGKLDLLMTIDFRQTSTTIFSDVVLPAATWYEKHDLNTTDMHPFVHSFNPAIAPPWQTRTDWDAWQTIAAKFSELATTHLGIRTDVVATPLTHDTPDAMANPHGVVRDWKKGECEPVPGVTMPKLTAVVRDFGAVAQKMNALGPLVDTLGATTKGVTFELSAQVDYLKHKNGSVRGGVADGRPSLTRDVDVCESILALSGTTNGHLATQGFATLEKRTGVSLVDLAQEHEGKQITFADTQGPPVPVITSPEWSGTETGGRRYSPFTINVERKKPWHTLTGRMHFYLDHDWMTELGEGLPVYRPPLNMASLFAEPALGTVSDGSAGEVEGLTVRYLTPHNKWSIHSEYQDNLFMLSLSRGGQNIWMSDRDAVKVGIRDNDWIEAVNRNGVVVARAIVSHRMPEGTVYMYHAQDRLIDVPIAETSGKRGGIHNSLTRLLVKPSHLIGGYAQLTFAFNYLGPTGNQRDEVTIIRKRSQDVEY, translated from the coding sequence ATGACCAGCGACATTGGTATGGACGGCCCGGTGGCCGACGCCCTCGTGCGCAGCCGGCGGTTCTTCACGCGCGGCCACCTCTCCGAGGATCTGCGGACGCTCACGCATACCGGCGGGCGGGAGGCCGACGACTTCTACCGGGACCGGTGGAGCCATGACAAGGTGGTGCGCTCAACCCATGGGGTGAACTGCACGGGGTCGTGCTCGTGGAAGGTATACGTCAAGGACGGCATCATCACCTGGGAGACGCAGCAGACCGACTACCCGTCCGTCGGCCCGGATTCTCCGGAGTACGAACCCCGGGGGTGCCCGCGTGGGGCGGCCTTCTCCTGGTACACCTACTCACCGACGCGGGTGCGCTACCCCTACGTCCGTGGGGTGCTGCTCACAATGTTCAGGGAGGCGAAGGCCCAGCACGGCGGTGACCCCGTGCTGGCCTGGGAGCACATCGTCGAGAACCCGCACCGGGCGAAGGCGTACAAGAGCGCCCGGGGCAAGGGAGGTCTGGTGCGGGCCAGCTGGGAGGAGGCGACCGAGATCATCGCTGCCGCGCATGTGCACACCATCAAGCGGTACGGCCCGGACCGGGTCGCGGGCTTTTCACCCATCCCGGCGATGTCCATGGTCTCGCACGCCTCCGGCGCGCGGTTCCTGAACCTCATCGGTGCCTCGATGCTGAGCTTCTACGACTGGTACGCCGACCTGCCGGTTGCCTCGCCCCAGGTGTTCGGCGACCAGACCGATGTGCCCGAGTCGGGGGACTGGTGGAACGCGGGGTACCTCATCATGTGGGGCTCCAACCTCCCGGTCACGCGCACCCCTGATGCGCACTGGATGATCGAGGCGAGGTACCGGGGGCAGAAGGTCGTCGCGGTGGCTCCGGACTATGCCGACAACGTGAAGTTCGCCGACGAGTGGCTGCCCGCCCGACCCGGGACGGATGCCGCCCTGGCCATGGCGATGGGGCACGTCGTGCTGAAGGAGTTCTTCGTCGACGCGCAGACGCCCTACTTCACCGAGTACGTGAAGACGTACACCGACCTGCCGTACCTGGTGAAGCTCGACGAGGGAGACGATGGCCACTTCACCGCCGGCAAGTTCTTGACGGCCTCCGACCTGGCCACCACCGATCCGGATGAGGAGAATCCTGAGTTCAAGACCGTCCTGGTCGACGCGCGTACCGGGGAGCCGGTGGTGCCGAACGGGTCGCTGGGGCACCGGTTCGGGGATCAGGGGGTCGGTCGGTGGAACCTCGAGCTGGGGTCCGTCGACCCGCAGCTGTCCCTGCTCGACAGTGCCGAGGGCTCGGTACTGGTCCGGATGCCCCGCTTCGACACCCCGGACGGTTCCGCCGAAGACCTACCGCGCGGTGTGCCTGTCCGACGTATCGACGGCCACCTGGTGACCACGGTCTTCGACCTCCTGCTGGCGCAGTACGGCGTCGGACGGGAGGGGTTGCCGGGGGCGTGGGCCTACGGCTACGACGACGCGGCAGCGCCGTACACCCCGGCCTGGCAGGAGCAGATCACCGGAGTGCCGGCCAGCACCGCCGCTCGGGTGGGCCGCGAGTTCGCCGCGAACGCGGCGGAGTCTGGTGGGCGGTCGATGATCGTGATGGGGGCAGGAACCAACCACTGGTTCCACTCCGACACCATCTACCGGGCCTTCCTCACCCTGACCAACCTCACCGGTTGTCAGGGGGTCAACGGTGGGGGATGGGCGCACTACGTGGGTCAGGAGAAGGTGCGTCCGCTCACCGGCTACACCCAGGTCGCCAACGCGCTGGACTGGAGCCGTCCCCCGCGGAACATGATCCAGACGGCGTACTGGTACCTGCACAGCGACCAGTTCCGGTATGACCAGTTCGGGGCCGACACCCTGTCCGCCACGACCGGCACCGGTCAGCTCGCCGGTAGGTCCACCGCCGATGTGATCGCGCAGAGCGCCCGGATGGGATGGATGCCCTCCTATCCCACCTTCGACCGCAATCCCCTGGACCTCGGCGACGACGCCGCGGCATCGGGGACCTCGGTCGGGGAGTATGTCGTCGGGCAGCTCAAGGGGGGAGACCTCTCGTTCGCGGGCGAGGATCCCGATGCGCCGCAGAACTACCCGCGCATCCTGTCGGTGTGGAGGGCCAACCTGCTGGGCTCCTCGGGCAAGGGCAACGAGTACTTCCTCAAGCACCTGTTGGGCACGGACTCCTCGGTGCGGGCCACCGAGACGCCGGAGGCGCACCGTCCGGTCGAGGTGACGTGGCGCGAGGAGGCTCCCGAGGGCAAGCTCGACCTGCTCATGACGATCGACTTCCGCCAGACGAGCACCACGATCTTCTCCGACGTCGTGCTCCCGGCGGCGACCTGGTACGAGAAGCACGACCTCAACACCACCGACATGCACCCGTTCGTGCACTCCTTCAACCCCGCGATCGCACCGCCTTGGCAGACCCGCACCGACTGGGACGCGTGGCAGACCATCGCCGCGAAGTTCAGCGAGCTCGCGACCACACACCTCGGTATACGTACCGATGTCGTGGCGACGCCCCTGACCCACGACACACCGGACGCGATGGCGAACCCGCACGGCGTCGTCCGTGACTGGAAGAAGGGCGAGTGTGAGCCGGTTCCGGGTGTCACCATGCCGAAGCTGACGGCCGTGGTGCGCGACTTCGGTGCCGTCGCGCAGAAAATGAACGCTCTCGGCCCGTTGGTCGACACCCTGGGCGCGACCACCAAGGGCGTCACCTTCGAGCTCAGCGCACAGGTGGACTACCTCAAGCACAAGAACGGTTCGGTGCGGGGCGGCGTCGCCGACGGACGGCCCTCCCTCACGCGTGACGTCGACGTGTGCGAGAGCATCCTCGCCCTCTCGGGGACGACCAACGGTCACCTCGCCACCCAAGGGTTCGCCACCCTGGAGAAACGCACCGGAGTGTCCCTCGTGGACCTCGCGCAGGAGCACGAGGGAAAGCAGATCACCTTCGCCGACACCCAGGGGCCCCCCGTGCCGGTGATCACCTCACCGGAGTGGTCGGGTACTGAGACGGGTGGGAGGCGCTACTCGCCGTTCACCATCAACGTCGAGCGCAAGAAGCCCTGGCACACGCTCACCGGGAGGATGCACTTCTACCTCGATCACGACTGGATGACCGAGCTGGGCGAGGGTCTCCCGGTCTACCGGCCTCCGCTGAACATGGCGTCCTTGTTCGCAGAACCGGCTCTCGGGACCGTCTCCGACGGTTCTGCGGGGGAGGTGGAGGGTCTGACGGTCCGCTACCTGACACCGCACAACAAGTGGTCGATCCACTCCGAGTACCAGGACAACCTTTTCATGCTCTCCCTGTCACGCGGGGGCCAGAACATCTGGATGAGCGACCGGGACGCAGTCAAGGTCGGGATCAGGGACAACGACTGGATCGAAGCGGTCAACCGCAACGGCGTGGTGGTCGCCCGGGCCATCGTGTCCCACCGGATGCCCGAGGGGACGGTGTACATGTACCACGCACAGGACCGGCTCATCGACGTCCCGATCGCCGAGACATCAGGCAAACGGGGTGGCATCCACAACTCGCTGACCCGGCTGCTCGTGAAACCGTCCCACCTCATCGGTGGGTACGCCCAGCTCACCTTCGCGTTCAACTACCTCGGCCCGACCGGTAACCAGCGCGACGAGGTCACCATCATCCGGAAACGTTCTCAAGACGTGGAGTACTGA
- a CDS encoding MFS transporter, with protein sequence MTAAAPAEMRGRPWLMLVVATAGFAVNFWAWALLSPLGPMFRDTGALGVLDESDVALLVAVPVLVGSFGRIVAGALTDRYGGRVMFPAVSGVTILPVLFIAFFALDSFALLLLGGFFLGVAGTVFAVGVPFVNAWFPPERPGLAIGIFGAGMGGTAISALTTVQLFTEQGERAPFVITAVVLAVYAAVSWGVLRDAPGRTVPTTGLLTRLSANARLPITWQACILYAVAFGGYVAFSVYLPAYLKVAHGLTAADAVSRMAGFVLVAVVLRPVGGWLSDRFGAIPVLAGSYGVIVVGAAISAATPPLDGVGTVAFLAMAAALGAGSGATFALIAAVTDPSRVGGVTGLVGAAGGLGGFLPPLLMGFVYGRTESYAIGLLLLSITAALTLALTLTVVRRTAHRQVSR encoded by the coding sequence ATGACGGCAGCGGCGCCGGCTGAGATGCGGGGTCGTCCCTGGCTGATGCTTGTCGTGGCGACGGCTGGGTTCGCGGTGAACTTCTGGGCCTGGGCGTTGCTCAGCCCGTTGGGCCCCATGTTCCGGGACACCGGCGCGCTGGGGGTCCTGGACGAGTCGGACGTTGCCCTGCTGGTCGCCGTTCCGGTGCTGGTCGGGTCGTTCGGGCGCATCGTCGCCGGAGCCCTCACCGACCGCTATGGCGGTCGTGTCATGTTCCCGGCCGTCTCGGGGGTCACGATCCTGCCGGTGCTGTTCATCGCCTTCTTCGCCCTCGACTCCTTCGCGCTGCTGCTTCTCGGCGGCTTCTTCTTGGGTGTCGCCGGCACCGTCTTCGCCGTCGGGGTCCCGTTCGTGAACGCATGGTTCCCGCCGGAGCGGCCCGGCTTGGCCATCGGCATCTTCGGGGCCGGCATGGGAGGGACAGCGATCAGTGCGCTGACCACGGTGCAACTGTTCACGGAGCAGGGCGAGCGGGCCCCCTTCGTGATCACAGCGGTTGTGCTGGCGGTCTACGCCGCGGTGTCGTGGGGAGTGCTCCGCGACGCCCCGGGCAGAACAGTGCCGACGACGGGTCTTCTCACCCGGCTGAGCGCGAACGCCAGGCTCCCCATCACCTGGCAGGCGTGCATCTTGTACGCGGTCGCCTTCGGTGGATACGTCGCCTTCTCGGTCTACCTTCCTGCCTATCTCAAGGTCGCCCACGGACTCACTGCTGCTGACGCCGTCAGCAGGATGGCGGGCTTCGTCCTGGTCGCCGTCGTCCTACGGCCGGTCGGTGGCTGGCTCTCCGACCGGTTCGGGGCGATCCCGGTCCTGGCCGGGTCCTACGGAGTCATCGTCGTCGGTGCCGCGATCTCGGCGGCGACCCCACCGCTCGACGGGGTCGGGACGGTGGCATTCCTGGCCATGGCGGCCGCGCTCGGGGCGGGGAGTGGGGCCACCTTCGCCCTGATAGCCGCCGTGACGGATCCGAGCCGGGTGGGTGGAGTGACGGGACTGGTCGGAGCGGCCGGTGGCCTGGGCGGCTTCCTGCCTCCCCTGCTCATGGGCTTCGTCTACGGCCGCACGGAGTCGTACGCCATCGGGCTGCTCCTGCTGTCGATCACCGCTGCCCTCACCCTTGCGCTCACCTTGACCGTCGTCCGCCGCACAGCACACAGACAGGTATCACGATGA
- a CDS encoding non-heme iron oxygenase ferredoxin subunit: MWENEGGLLATPLRLPAVDDAAGQAPRPWSATVALAGLPAEGAIRLVVRDVTLCIARSQGAVYALLDECSHGRVALSAGDVAGGLVECWLHGSCFDLATGIPTGPPATTPVPVYPVRIVDGVVEVALP; encoded by the coding sequence GTGTGGGAGAACGAGGGCGGTCTGCTCGCGACGCCACTGCGGCTGCCCGCCGTTGACGATGCGGCGGGGCAAGCCCCCCGGCCCTGGAGCGCCACGGTGGCCCTGGCCGGTCTCCCTGCCGAAGGAGCCATTCGTCTCGTGGTGCGCGACGTGACGCTGTGCATCGCCCGCAGTCAGGGGGCTGTCTATGCGCTGCTGGACGAGTGCAGCCATGGCCGGGTCGCCCTGTCCGCGGGAGATGTCGCTGGTGGTCTGGTCGAGTGCTGGTTGCACGGGTCGTGCTTCGACCTGGCCACCGGCATACCCACCGGGCCACCGGCCACCACACCGGTCCCCGTCTATCCGGTCCGAATCGTCGATGGCGTCGTCGAGGTCGCCCTCCCCTGA
- a CDS encoding VIT1/CCC1 transporter family protein, with amino-acid sequence MNWLRAAVLGANDGIISTAGLVIGVAGVSSDRGPILTAGTAGLVAGAVSMALGEYVSVSSQRDTERALLLEQQRDLAADPQHECAQLASIYEGKGLSAATAWTVAEELTTHDAFAALADADLAIDPDALTSPWQASLASALSFTGGALLPLLAILLAPQAFVALTTFVVVILALGVTGTVSASLGGAKRGVAALRLVGGGALAMVATYAVGQLIGGALT; translated from the coding sequence ATGAACTGGTTGCGCGCTGCCGTGCTCGGAGCCAACGACGGCATCATCTCCACCGCTGGACTGGTCATTGGCGTGGCTGGTGTCTCCAGCGACCGGGGCCCCATCCTGACAGCGGGAACCGCCGGACTGGTCGCGGGTGCGGTCTCCATGGCTCTGGGCGAGTACGTGTCCGTCAGCAGCCAACGCGACACCGAACGGGCGCTGCTGCTGGAGCAGCAGCGTGACCTCGCCGCGGACCCCCAGCACGAGTGCGCCCAGCTCGCGTCCATCTACGAGGGCAAAGGCCTGTCGGCGGCAACAGCATGGACCGTCGCCGAGGAGCTGACCACGCATGACGCCTTCGCCGCACTCGCGGACGCCGACCTGGCCATCGACCCGGACGCGTTGACCAGCCCCTGGCAGGCGTCGCTGGCCTCGGCCCTGTCGTTCACCGGGGGTGCGCTCCTGCCCCTCCTGGCGATCCTGCTCGCCCCTCAAGCGTTCGTCGCGCTGACGACGTTCGTCGTCGTCATCCTCGCGCTGGGGGTGACCGGGACGGTCAGCGCCTCGCTGGGTGGCGCGAAGCGTGGCGTGGCGGCACTTCGCCTGGTGGGCGGCGGTGCGCTGGCCATGGTGGCCACCTATGCCGTCGGCCAGCTCATCGGTGGGGCGCTCACGTGA
- a CDS encoding hemerythrin domain-containing protein, which translates to MCTYCGCESIEVIGRFMAEHTEIINAAGQLRRAVEGGDQGAVRGACDKVAALLHPHTNAEEAGLFSVMRRQDEFTEHIDSLCAEHTTLDEQLAAVRAGDYGRFLEFHHLLRHHIDREDNGLFPASAIALDGPDWEEIDEATPTP; encoded by the coding sequence ATGTGCACGTACTGCGGTTGCGAGTCGATCGAGGTGATCGGCAGGTTCATGGCCGAGCACACCGAGATCATCAACGCCGCGGGCCAACTGCGACGGGCCGTCGAGGGGGGCGACCAGGGGGCGGTGCGGGGCGCGTGCGACAAGGTCGCCGCGCTGCTCCACCCACACACGAACGCCGAGGAGGCCGGGCTGTTCTCCGTGATGCGCCGCCAGGACGAGTTCACCGAGCACATCGACAGCCTCTGCGCCGAGCACACCACCCTGGACGAGCAGCTGGCCGCCGTCCGAGCCGGCGACTACGGCAGGTTCCTGGAGTTCCACCATCTCCTGCGCCACCACATCGACCGCGAGGACAACGGGTTGTTCCCGGCCTCGGCCATAGCCCTAGACGGTCCCGACTGGGAGGAGATCGACGAGGCTACGCCTACCCCGTGA
- a CDS encoding transglycosylase family protein, whose protein sequence is MARHARHRAARTGAALRRAGQATLAGTASLASVGLTAQGAAADDHNVWDRVAACESSGNWSINSGNGFYGGLQFWHPTWKGFGGQEFAGYAHQASKAEQITVAQRVLRVQGPGAWPVCSVRAGLTMQNGLEPYGGGSSPAPSPAPAPDPEPQPDPTPPPGAATTWTVTAGAGANIRSGPGTSYGVIGGAAKGTRFQGAASNGWVKLEGRSGWISASIMSPGGDNGGGGGGGGGGSASDMAPLVTDGIRGPLTTKAVQRWVGVAETGAWDTRTIKAVQAKVGTGVDGVWGPKSQAALQNYIGVSRDGSTYMNHRTVVGLQKWLNSNVIG, encoded by the coding sequence ATGGCCCGCCACGCCCGCCACCGCGCCGCCCGCACGGGTGCCGCCCTGCGTCGAGCCGGGCAGGCCACGCTCGCCGGCACCGCCTCCCTCGCCTCGGTCGGGCTCACCGCCCAGGGTGCCGCCGCCGACGACCACAACGTGTGGGACCGGGTCGCGGCCTGCGAGTCCAGCGGCAACTGGAGCATCAACAGCGGCAACGGCTTCTACGGCGGCCTGCAGTTCTGGCACCCGACGTGGAAGGGCTTCGGCGGCCAGGAGTTCGCCGGCTACGCCCACCAGGCCAGCAAGGCCGAGCAGATCACCGTGGCGCAGCGCGTGCTGCGGGTGCAGGGGCCGGGCGCCTGGCCGGTGTGCTCGGTGCGCGCCGGGCTGACCATGCAGAACGGCCTCGAGCCCTACGGGGGAGGCAGCTCCCCGGCTCCCTCGCCGGCGCCCGCACCGGACCCCGAGCCGCAGCCCGACCCCACCCCGCCCCCCGGTGCGGCGACCACGTGGACCGTGACCGCCGGCGCCGGCGCCAACATCCGCTCCGGCCCGGGCACGAGCTACGGCGTCATCGGCGGCGCCGCGAAGGGCACCCGCTTCCAGGGCGCGGCCAGCAACGGCTGGGTCAAGCTCGAGGGGCGCTCCGGCTGGATCAGCGCCAGCATCATGAGCCCGGGCGGCGACAACGGCGGCGGGGGTGGCGGCGGTGGCGGCGGCAGCGCCTCCGACATGGCGCCGCTCGTGACCGACGGCATCCGCGGCCCGCTGACCACCAAGGCGGTCCAGCGCTGGGTCGGCGTCGCCGAGACCGGCGCGTGGGACACCCGGACCATCAAGGCCGTGCAGGCCAAGGTCGGCACCGGTGTCGACGGCGTGTGGGGCCCGAAGTCGCAGGCAGCGCTGCAGAACTACATCGGCGTCTCCCGGGACGGCTCGACCTACATGAACCACCGCACGGTCGTCGGCCTGCAGAAGTGGCTCAACAGCAACGTCATCGGCTGA
- a CDS encoding protein kinase domain-containing protein, whose translation MTTEMPRSSHPDLTRPVPSRGGSASTEQIVVPRRLGPWTLQERIGEGGMGVVWRASDERGREVAIKVLRSHIAHDDGARERLRREVHTLARVHHPRVAAVIDADVDGPAPYIVTEYVPGRPLDVVIEERGGLGREPLLRLARGLADALQAIHGVGIVHRDLKPGNVLLVGEGEQLDPVVIDFGIAQVADDVRLTSTGLVMGTPGYLSPELVDGGDITEATDWWGWAACLAFAASGHPPFGRGPMTVVLDRVVRGRVQLDGVDPDLAPLLALALSPKPSWRPDAGEVLEAVELYARGQDVTGALPRVPQDAAGDGGADRGADATQVQRVPGASWAAPAAGAAAVTGPAAARPAADATAADATRATPRGPQTRQAPVRRLDPTRAAPSGPQTREWDGRAAGAYAGAAGVEARTREPQQWPADQREAQRWARNGQRDGSPRTSSAEPSPHQPSAYPPPDQPSTYPNGGAGGEVTAYPEGAERPSPLDPQRQPDPRIGRSARRGTLAAMLVGFTAVAAAAPLLAWGLYAAWGVVARTVDRSLTGLVLRRHQTGPRPSDVPMAVLASPWHLLTAVLATMLSLLLPLAIAGVVAMVMSGLLTTTEIAPGVGFAHPVAVGAGSLVGGWLGWWGLGSTSLRRGSRTVVRGIVPLGVPTMVLVTLCLVGGAGLAYWSLVDGDMVSWWPLPGGASPWDYLPFGVR comes from the coding sequence GTGACCACCGAGATGCCGCGCTCGAGCCACCCGGACCTGACCCGCCCGGTGCCCTCCCGCGGCGGCTCCGCGAGCACCGAGCAGATCGTCGTCCCGCGACGGCTCGGACCGTGGACGCTGCAGGAACGCATCGGTGAGGGGGGTATGGGGGTCGTCTGGCGGGCGAGCGACGAGCGTGGTCGCGAGGTCGCCATCAAGGTGCTGCGCAGCCACATCGCCCACGACGACGGCGCTCGCGAGCGGCTGCGGCGCGAGGTCCACACGCTGGCGCGGGTCCACCACCCGCGGGTGGCGGCGGTGATCGACGCCGACGTCGACGGGCCGGCGCCCTACATCGTCACCGAGTACGTCCCCGGGCGACCTCTCGACGTGGTCATCGAGGAGCGCGGCGGTCTCGGGCGGGAGCCGCTGCTGCGGCTGGCCCGGGGCCTGGCGGACGCGCTGCAGGCGATCCACGGGGTCGGCATCGTGCACCGGGACCTCAAGCCGGGCAACGTCCTGCTGGTGGGGGAGGGCGAGCAGCTGGACCCGGTGGTCATCGACTTCGGCATCGCCCAGGTGGCCGACGACGTGCGGCTCACCTCGACCGGGCTCGTCATGGGGACGCCGGGCTATCTCTCGCCCGAGCTCGTGGACGGTGGCGACATCACCGAGGCGACGGACTGGTGGGGCTGGGCCGCGTGCCTGGCCTTCGCCGCGTCGGGGCACCCGCCCTTCGGGCGCGGGCCGATGACCGTGGTCCTCGACCGCGTCGTGCGGGGGAGGGTGCAGCTGGACGGGGTGGACCCCGATCTCGCGCCGCTGCTCGCCCTGGCGCTGTCGCCGAAGCCCTCGTGGCGGCCGGACGCCGGTGAGGTGCTCGAGGCGGTGGAGCTTTATGCCCGGGGCCAGGACGTCACCGGTGCGCTGCCCCGGGTGCCGCAGGACGCGGCGGGGGACGGGGGTGCTGACCGGGGTGCCGACGCGACCCAGGTGCAGCGCGTCCCCGGGGCGTCGTGGGCCGCGCCGGCCGCGGGCGCTGCTGCCGTGACCGGGCCTGCCGCGGCCAGGCCTGCCGCGGACGCGACTGCTGCGGACGCGACCCGGGCGACGCCGCGCGGGCCGCAGACCCGGCAGGCCCCGGTGCGCCGGCTCGACCCGACCCGGGCCGCGCCGAGCGGCCCGCAGACCCGGGAGTGGGACGGCCGGGCGGCCGGTGCCTACGCCGGAGCGGCAGGCGTCGAGGCTCGGACGCGGGAGCCGCAGCAGTGGCCGGCGGACCAGCGCGAGGCGCAGCGCTGGGCCCGGAACGGCCAGCGGGACGGTTCTCCCCGGACCTCCTCCGCCGAGCCGTCGCCGCACCAGCCGAGCGCCTACCCGCCGCCGGACCAGCCGAGCACCTACCCCAACGGCGGCGCCGGGGGTGAAGTGACGGCATACCCCGAGGGAGCGGAGCGACCCAGCCCGCTGGACCCGCAGCGCCAGCCCGACCCGCGCATCGGGCGCAGCGCGCGGCGGGGGACCCTCGCGGCGATGCTCGTCGGCTTCACCGCGGTCGCCGCCGCGGCGCCTCTGCTGGCCTGGGGGCTGTATGCCGCGTGGGGCGTGGTCGCGCGCACCGTGGACCGGTCGCTGACCGGGCTCGTCCTGCGGCGGCACCAGACGGGCCCGCGCCCCAGCGACGTGCCCATGGCCGTGCTGGCCTCGCCGTGGCACCTGCTCACCGCGGTCCTCGCGACGATGCTGTCCCTGCTGCTGCCGCTCGCCATCGCCGGGGTGGTGGCGATGGTCATGTCCGGGCTGCTGACGACGACCGAGATCGCGCCGGGGGTGGGCTTCGCCCACCCGGTGGCCGTGGGCGCCGGCTCGCTCGTCGGCGGCTGGCTCGGCTGGTGGGGGCTCGGGAGCACCTCGCTGCGGCGCGGGTCGCGGACCGTCGTGCGCGGGATCGTGCCGCTGGGGGTGCCGACGATGGTGCTCGTGACGCTGTGCCTGGTGGGTGGGGCCGGCCTGGCGTACTGGTCGCTGGTGGACGGCGACATGGTGTCCTGGTGGCCGTTGCCCGGCGGGGCGAGCCCGTGGGACTACCTGCCGTTCGGGGTGCGCTGA